A stretch of Leptidea sinapis chromosome 36, ilLepSina1.1, whole genome shotgun sequence DNA encodes these proteins:
- the LOC126975636 gene encoding chromatin target of PRMT1 protein-like isoform X1, whose protein sequence is MVIDKVYGLQRTGLSLNQRFTLLAQAQKARQTRPRRNSNIGYQNLAKQRLIEQLNQEGYRQAVKERLGWRSFGSDSNLPGLRRANSFGNLSQRSVTSGVPQRRKRYFYKPRKFNFFQGGWRNWGLQRRGGRMGFNRGRIRGRGGFQQVGRMQSRQAGAQNQGQTRVGPQNQAGARPQTGPRGRGRGRSWGRGGANTNRPQVSKEELDLQLDQYMSSTKSALDKELDDYMKAAMELE, encoded by the exons ATGGTGATTGACAAAGTGTACGGGCTCCAAAGAACAGGATTATCCCTGAATCAGCGATTTACATTACTAGCACAAGCCCAAAAAGCCCGTCAAACTAGACCTCGGAGAAACAGCAATATTGGTTATCAAAACTTGGCTAAACAGCGGCTAATTGAGCAATTGAATCAGGAAGGGTATCGG CAAGCAGTGAAGGAGAGATTGGGTTGGCGCAGTTTTGGCAGTGATAGCAACCTGCCCGGCCTCAGGAGGGCAAATAGCTTTGGTAATCTAAGCCAGAGAAGCGTAACCTCAGGAGTCCCACAGAGAAGGAAGCGTTATTTTTA TAAACCGCGAAAGTTCAACTTTTTCCAAGGTGGATGGCGCAACTGGGGATTGCAACGCCGAGGTGGCCGAATGGGGTTCAACCGTGGTAGGATCAG GGGTCGCGGTGGTTTTCAGCAAGTGGGCAGAATGCAGTCTCGCCAGGCAGGGGCTCAGAACCAGGGGCAAACTCGAGTGGGGCCCCAGAACCAGGCGGGTGCGAGGCCCCAAACCGGACCGCGTGGAAGGGGCCGTGGCAGATCTTGGGGCCGTG GAGGTGCCAACACCAACAGACCGCAGGTATCCAAGGAAGAGCTGGATCTCCAGCTGGACCAGTACATGTCCAGCACTAAGTCCGCCCTGGACAAAGAGCTGGATGACTATATGAAAGCAGCGATGGAACTcgagtaa
- the LOC126975636 gene encoding chromatin target of PRMT1 protein-like isoform X2 gives MVIDKVYGLQRTGLSLNQRFTLLAQAQKARQTRPRRNSNIGYQNLAKQRLIEQLNQEGYRQAVKERLGWRSFGSDSNLPGLRRANSFGNLSQRSVTSGVPQRRKRYFYKPRKFNFFQGGWRNWGLQRRGGRMGFNRGRIRGRGGFQQVGRMQSRQAGAQNQGQTRVGPQNQAGARPQTGPRGRGRGRSWGRGANTNRPQVSKEELDLQLDQYMSSTKSALDKELDDYMKAAMELE, from the exons ATGGTGATTGACAAAGTGTACGGGCTCCAAAGAACAGGATTATCCCTGAATCAGCGATTTACATTACTAGCACAAGCCCAAAAAGCCCGTCAAACTAGACCTCGGAGAAACAGCAATATTGGTTATCAAAACTTGGCTAAACAGCGGCTAATTGAGCAATTGAATCAGGAAGGGTATCGG CAAGCAGTGAAGGAGAGATTGGGTTGGCGCAGTTTTGGCAGTGATAGCAACCTGCCCGGCCTCAGGAGGGCAAATAGCTTTGGTAATCTAAGCCAGAGAAGCGTAACCTCAGGAGTCCCACAGAGAAGGAAGCGTTATTTTTA TAAACCGCGAAAGTTCAACTTTTTCCAAGGTGGATGGCGCAACTGGGGATTGCAACGCCGAGGTGGCCGAATGGGGTTCAACCGTGGTAGGATCAG GGGTCGCGGTGGTTTTCAGCAAGTGGGCAGAATGCAGTCTCGCCAGGCAGGGGCTCAGAACCAGGGGCAAACTCGAGTGGGGCCCCAGAACCAGGCGGGTGCGAGGCCCCAAACCGGACCGCGTGGAAGGGGCCGTGGCAGATCTTGGGGCC GAGGTGCCAACACCAACAGACCGCAGGTATCCAAGGAAGAGCTGGATCTCCAGCTGGACCAGTACATGTCCAGCACTAAGTCCGCCCTGGACAAAGAGCTGGATGACTATATGAAAGCAGCGATGGAACTcgagtaa